From a region of the Alnus glutinosa chromosome 1, dhAlnGlut1.1, whole genome shotgun sequence genome:
- the LOC133865498 gene encoding very-long-chain 3-oxoacyl-CoA reductase 1-like, which produces MELQDLILIAASSLGLLSLCKAFINFLRWVWVMFFRPPKNLKEYGSWAMITGSTRGIGKALAFELGSKGLNLVLLDLSPSKLEATSKEIHEKFGGKVETKCIVIDFTKSSGEEICKMIEGGIRGLDVGILISNAGVASPYPMFFHEVDLELMESHVKVNIDAATWVTRSVLPGMLKKKKGAIINIGSGSSFFPFPLGTVYAATKAYLAMFSRSVGLEYRQHGIDIQCQTPLFVATNMAKGFVKAPLFLIPSPEMFSKASMRWIGYEHICIPYWTHSVQWFLLHGLPEPLLDWCIFQLLLKGRKRGLIRLKKTMMRVKQ; this is translated from the exons ATGGAGTTGCAAGATTTGATCCTGATAGCTGCAAGTTCTTTAGGCTTACTCTCTCTCTGTAAAGCCTTCATCAATTTTCTCAGATGGGTGTGGGTTATGTTCTTTCGGCCTCCGAAGAATCTCAAGGAGTATGGTTCATGGGCTATGATAACTGGCTCCACACGGGGAATTGGCAAAGCCCTTGCATTTGAATTAGGATCGAAGGGTCTTAACTTGGTCTTActtgatctcagcccttcaaaaCTCGAAGCTACATCAAAGGAGATACATGAAAAGTTCGGCGGAAAAGTAGAAACAAAATGTATTGTTATAGACTTCACCAAATCCAGCGGAGAGGAGATATGTAAGATGATAGAGGGAGGAATAAGAGGGTTAGACGTTGGCATTTTGATCAGTAACGCAGGGGTGGCAAGCCCTTATCCTATGTTTTTTCATGAGGTTGACTTAGAGCTGATGGAGAGCCATGTGAAGGTGAACATAGATGCAGCGACTTGGGTCACTAGGTCTGTGCTTCCTGGtatgctgaagaagaagaaaggagcaatAATCAACATTGGCTCCGGTTCCTCCTTCTTCCCTTTCCCTTTAGGCACCGTTTATGCTGCAACTAAAGC GTACCTTGCAATGTTCTCAAGAAGCGTAGGTTTGGAATACAGGCAGCACGGAATAGATATTCAGTGCCAG ACTCCACTGTTTGTGGCAACAAATATGGCAAAAGGTTTTGTTAAGGCGCCTCTGTTCTTGATTCCGTCACCGGAGATGTTTAGCAAAGCAAGCATGCGATGGATCGGTTATGAGCATATCTGTATACCATACTGGACCCATTCTGTGCAGTGGTTTTTACTGCATGGATTGCCAGAGCCATTACTGGATTGGTGCATTTTCCAGCTCCTTCTCAAAGGGCGTAAGAGAGGTTTGATTCGATTGAAGAAGACGATGATGAGGGTGAAACAGTGA